The following proteins are encoded in a genomic region of Mycoplasmopsis columbinasalis:
- a CDS encoding NAD(P)/FAD-dependent oxidoreductase, protein MLYDVLYDVVIIGSGPGGLNAALYASRAGLRTAVIEKAAPGGKMVQTSKIENWLGFETVEGYDLALKMFEHAKAFGADDVFGEVNKINKLDNGQFTIELANGAVVKSHFVIIATGMVHREPTFIKNYEKFKMGGISFCSTCDGPLYKDKVVLTLGGGNSAVEESTYLAKLAKKVYLVVKDDHFIAEAKLVEDLGKLPNVEIFMSSQIKELKGERVIASAIIDHQGKELELAVDGFFPFIGFIPSNKTFAHLNITNDRGFIITNDDMETSVPGLFAVGDIREKKVRQIVTAASDGAIAAKTISDKISH, encoded by the coding sequence ATGCTTTATGATGTACTTTATGATGTTGTAATAATTGGATCAGGGCCAGGAGGACTTAACGCTGCGCTTTATGCTTCACGTGCAGGTTTACGTACTGCGGTAATTGAAAAGGCTGCACCAGGCGGTAAAATGGTGCAAACATCAAAAATTGAAAACTGATTAGGTTTTGAAACTGTTGAAGGTTATGACTTAGCACTAAAAATGTTTGAACACGCCAAAGCCTTTGGGGCTGATGACGTTTTCGGTGAAGTCAACAAAATTAACAAATTGGACAATGGTCAATTTACCATTGAATTAGCTAATGGTGCTGTAGTGAAAAGTCATTTCGTGATTATTGCTACTGGTATGGTGCACCGCGAACCAACTTTCATTAAAAATTATGAAAAATTTAAGATGGGGGGCATTAGTTTCTGTTCAACCTGCGATGGTCCTTTATACAAAGACAAAGTTGTTTTAACACTTGGTGGTGGTAATAGCGCAGTTGAAGAATCAACTTACCTTGCTAAACTAGCAAAAAAAGTTTATTTAGTAGTCAAAGATGACCACTTTATTGCTGAAGCTAAATTAGTTGAAGACTTAGGTAAGTTACCAAATGTTGAAATTTTTATGTCATCGCAAATTAAAGAACTTAAAGGTGAAAGAGTAATCGCATCAGCAATTATTGACCACCAAGGTAAGGAACTCGAATTAGCTGTTGATGGTTTCTTCCCATTCATTGGTTTTATTCCAAGCAATAAAACTTTTGCACATTTAAACATTACAAACGACAGAGGTTTTATTATAACTAATGATGATATGGAAACTAGTGTACCTGGACTCTTTGCAGTCGGTGACATTCGTGAGAAAAAAGTTCGCCAAATTGTCACAGCTGCTTCTGATGGCGCAATTGCAGCTAAAACCATTTCAGATAAAATTTCTCACTAG
- a CDS encoding ribonuclease J, whose product MTPTRLIPIGGVQEIGKSTLLVEHENHIFIIDAGIKFADIATTGIRGIIPDYQYLLERYQNIEGLFITHGHEDHIGGVVYLLKQVPLKKIFAPRIAIQYFKAKFDEHKIDTKKIEFIEIEKDSVFKFGNCTVDFWTAQHSIPDAFGIRITTPNGSLMCTGDFRFDYNPIGQYFTDFAKLDQMGKEGLDILLSDSTNAMHPMHSPSESDILIDIEKYMRQATKKTIVTAFASNLTRVKVIIELAAKLKKKVITFGRSMVQGVKIGRKLGYINVPNDVFVEKRDLPNVPSNKLVILTTGSQGEQLAALSRMSYGKHATVRIEKGDMVIFSSSPIPGNRIVIELLVNRLAKLGAIIKENGVDGYLHTSGHAYKHEHDKIFQLTRPKYFLPYHGEYRMCMVHGQSAVRNGVNPKNIIIPELGCVYHLENHKVYKTNEKINFGPIYIDGFNTLNLNSSIVRERAKLGESGFVNVLIVIDRKNNDIPGRSTIISRGSFFVKNSLKIVNEAKRIAHGAALYYVKNTPNWSLSELKQLITERLENFFYKEKRRRPIIIPTIVFLNEDLDDEFANTKIQFSRGTNKNKENVNDEEAAEVYKMLKQVKSEIFGSIDEISEDIHDEEDEE is encoded by the coding sequence ATGACACCAACAAGATTGATTCCGATTGGTGGTGTGCAGGAAATTGGTAAATCTACTTTGTTGGTAGAACATGAAAATCATATTTTTATCATTGACGCCGGAATAAAATTTGCCGACATTGCCACAACAGGAATTCGTGGCATCATTCCTGATTACCAATATTTACTTGAAAGATACCAAAACATTGAAGGTTTGTTCATCACCCACGGACACGAAGACCACATTGGGGGCGTGGTGTACTTGCTTAAACAAGTGCCACTCAAAAAGATTTTTGCGCCTCGAATTGCAATTCAATACTTTAAAGCAAAATTTGATGAACACAAAATTGACACTAAAAAAATTGAATTTATTGAAATTGAAAAAGATTCTGTGTTTAAATTTGGCAATTGTACCGTAGACTTTTGAACAGCTCAACACTCAATTCCGGACGCTTTTGGAATTCGCATTACCACACCAAATGGTTCGTTAATGTGCACTGGTGACTTTAGATTTGACTATAACCCAATTGGACAATATTTTACTGACTTTGCCAAACTCGACCAAATGGGTAAAGAAGGTCTTGACATTTTATTAAGTGATTCGACTAACGCAATGCACCCAATGCATTCGCCAAGTGAAAGTGACATTCTCATTGATATTGAAAAATATATGCGTCAAGCAACTAAAAAGACCATTGTCACTGCGTTTGCGTCAAATCTTACCAGGGTAAAAGTTATCATTGAATTAGCAGCTAAACTCAAGAAAAAAGTAATCACCTTTGGTCGTTCGATGGTGCAAGGTGTTAAAATCGGGCGTAAACTTGGCTACATCAATGTGCCAAATGATGTATTTGTGGAAAAAAGAGATTTACCAAATGTACCAAGCAATAAATTAGTCATCTTAACCACTGGTTCCCAAGGTGAACAACTAGCGGCGCTTTCAAGAATGAGTTACGGTAAACATGCAACTGTGCGGATTGAAAAAGGTGATATGGTTATCTTTTCATCATCACCAATTCCTGGTAACAGAATAGTGATCGAGTTATTGGTCAATCGTTTAGCTAAATTAGGCGCAATTATTAAAGAAAATGGTGTTGACGGTTACTTGCATACATCTGGGCACGCTTACAAACACGAGCATGACAAAATTTTTCAACTAACCCGTCCAAAATACTTTTTACCTTACCACGGGGAATATCGAATGTGTATGGTGCACGGTCAAAGCGCTGTGCGTAATGGCGTGAATCCAAAAAATATCATTATTCCTGAACTTGGTTGTGTTTATCATTTAGAAAATCACAAAGTATATAAAACAAACGAAAAGATTAATTTCGGCCCAATTTATATTGATGGTTTTAACACTTTAAACCTAAATTCTAGCATCGTACGTGAAAGAGCAAAACTTGGTGAATCGGGTTTTGTTAACGTCTTAATTGTAATTGACCGGAAGAATAACGATATTCCAGGACGTTCAACAATTATTAGTCGTGGCAGTTTCTTTGTTAAAAATTCATTAAAAATTGTTAACGAAGCTAAAAGAATCGCCCACGGTGCAGCACTTTATTACGTTAAAAATACACCAAATTGGTCTTTAAGTGAATTAAAACAATTAATTACTGAGCGTTTAGAAAACTTTTTCTATAAAGAAAAACGCCGTAGACCAATAATTATTCCGACTATTGTGTTTCTAAATGAAGATTTAGATGATGAATTTGCTAACACCAAAATTCAATTTAGTCGTGGCACTAATAAAAACAAAGAAAATGTCAACGACGAAGAAGCTGCAGAAGTTTACAAAATGCTCAAACAAGTTAAAAGCGAAATTTTTGGTTCTATTGACGAAATTTCTGAAGATATTCACGACGAAGAAGATGAAGAATAG
- the lgt gene encoding prolipoprotein diacylglyceryl transferase: MANQAIWTPEVAYAAGSGGILFSVGSFEVRVYSLTMLLGILASILTIFIFWKRQKYKIEHLMVLILITIPLALIGARLWDLVEEALYKRDTFDFSRWYAIWEGGLSIQGGVVFAFIGDFIYVYVKRRELDIRKVASIIIPCILIGQVIGRWGNYANHELYGKVDFSGASVLAFGKTFAASMYISDSVSEAMGVIGLYRYPLFLYEAIANLVGYLVIVWIFNLLGTFKPGSTAALYFIWYGLVRMAMEPLRENAYAIYSIAAILFIIAGTLAFIFFEFVNNVHYVKVKRGRWTDHEYAHPEKYAAWINRTTIKVLGTRFADLFRKAPNKKWQKSQATQSA; this comes from the coding sequence ATGGCTAATCAAGCAATTTGAACACCCGAAGTTGCCTACGCGGCTGGTTCAGGTGGTATTCTCTTTAGCGTTGGTAGTTTTGAAGTGAGAGTGTACTCACTCACGATGTTGTTAGGGATTTTAGCATCAATTCTTACCATTTTTATCTTCTGAAAACGCCAAAAATATAAAATTGAACACTTAATGGTACTCATTTTAATTACCATTCCACTTGCCCTTATTGGTGCTCGGTTGTGAGACTTAGTGGAAGAAGCCTTGTACAAGCGTGACACCTTTGACTTTAGTAGGTGGTATGCCATCTGGGAAGGTGGTTTGAGTATTCAAGGTGGCGTGGTCTTTGCCTTTATTGGTGATTTCATTTATGTTTATGTCAAACGTCGTGAACTCGATATTCGCAAAGTAGCCTCAATTATTATTCCTTGCATACTAATTGGACAAGTCATTGGTCGTTGAGGTAACTATGCAAACCACGAACTTTACGGTAAAGTAGACTTTAGCGGTGCCAGTGTGTTAGCCTTTGGTAAAACTTTTGCTGCTAGCATGTATATTAGTGACTCAGTTTCAGAAGCAATGGGTGTGATTGGACTTTATAGATATCCACTCTTCCTTTACGAAGCAATCGCTAACTTAGTTGGTTACTTAGTAATTGTGTGAATTTTTAACTTACTTGGTACTTTCAAACCTGGTTCTACAGCTGCACTCTACTTCATTTGGTATGGTTTAGTGAGAATGGCAATGGAACCATTACGTGAAAATGCATACGCGATTTATTCGATTGCAGCAATTTTATTCATTATTGCGGGCACGCTTGCGTTTATTTTCTTCGAATTTGTCAACAACGTGCACTATGTCAAAGTCAAAAGAGGACGTTGAACTGATCATGAATACGCACATCCAGAAAAATACGCAGCTTGAATTAATCGTACAACCATCAAAGTTTTAGGCACTAGATTTGCGGACTTGTTTCGTAAAGCACCTAACAAAAAATGACAAAAATCACAAGCTACACAAAGTGCTTAA
- the metG gene encoding methionine--tRNA ligase, with product MSKKTFYVTTPIYYASGPLHIGHLYCTIMAWTIANYKKSQGYDAKFLTGSDEHGQKIANKAKPQNKEPKQFVDELVETCKQMWAKWDINYDYFSRTTSAHHEEAVKQVFSWFLANDFIYKDRYEGLYSIEDEEFLAKNQAVFKDGEYFHPSSGHKLAVMSEESYFFKIKKMQAWWVEYVKTHPNFLLPQKTVNEMFNNFVNEGLEDLSVTRTNVAWAIPIKEDFHHTLYVWLDALFNYVTTLGYSPSNPKAADYVKYWENGTEIVHILGKEISRFHFIYWPMFLEALGLRQPTTIISHGLLRDKDGRKMSKSLHNVIEPDTLFNKFDDEMIKYYFASQVIFGEDANFGEEKLKEVVNADLVNNFGNLISRTLKMLSNSFDHGIVYKTSNEQVHLEIENEIKSFLDNYVTAMDAFHFDKGLKLAIELSDKLNKYIDKTMPWKLTNNLPELSLVLSRLLNGIYAVAFALQVSLPRKIAEVATALGVTNFDKDALLDFHKFDNVIPAKQFMLYERLK from the coding sequence ACACTTATATTGCACAATTATGGCTTGAACGATCGCTAACTACAAAAAATCTCAAGGTTATGATGCTAAATTTTTAACAGGTAGCGATGAACACGGACAAAAAATTGCCAACAAGGCAAAACCGCAAAATAAAGAACCAAAACAATTTGTTGATGAGTTAGTCGAAACTTGCAAACAAATGTGAGCAAAATGAGATATCAATTATGACTACTTTAGTCGTACCACTTCAGCACATCACGAAGAAGCTGTGAAACAAGTTTTTAGCTGATTTTTAGCAAATGATTTTATTTATAAAGATAGATATGAAGGGCTTTATTCAATTGAAGATGAAGAATTCTTAGCTAAAAATCAGGCAGTGTTCAAGGATGGCGAATATTTTCACCCTTCATCAGGACATAAGTTGGCCGTGATGAGCGAAGAAAGTTACTTCTTCAAAATCAAAAAAATGCAAGCATGATGAGTTGAATATGTCAAAACTCACCCTAACTTTTTGTTACCACAAAAAACAGTTAACGAAATGTTTAATAATTTTGTCAACGAAGGACTTGAAGATTTATCTGTCACTAGAACTAATGTTGCGTGAGCTATTCCGATTAAAGAAGACTTTCACCACACACTTTATGTTTGACTAGATGCTCTTTTCAATTACGTAACTACTTTAGGATATTCACCAAGTAACCCAAAAGCTGCTGATTATGTGAAATACTGAGAAAACGGAACTGAAATTGTGCATATTTTAGGAAAAGAAATTTCACGTTTTCACTTTATTTACTGACCAATGTTTCTTGAAGCTCTTGGTTTGAGACAACCAACAACTATCATTAGTCACGGTTTACTGAGAGATAAAGATGGTCGTAAAATGTCAAAATCATTGCATAACGTAATTGAACCTGATACTTTATTTAATAAGTTTGATGATGAAATGATTAAGTATTATTTTGCATCGCAAGTAATTTTTGGCGAAGACGCTAACTTCGGCGAGGAAAAACTTAAAGAAGTAGTAAATGCAGACTTAGTGAACAATTTTGGTAATTTAATTTCAAGAACACTAAAGATGCTTTCAAACTCTTTTGACCACGGAATTGTTTACAAAACAAGTAATGAACAAGTGCATTTAGAGATTGAAAATGAAATCAAAAGTTTCTTAGACAACTATGTTACAGCAATGGACGCATTTCACTTTGATAAAGGCTTAAAGCTTGCAATTGAACTTTCTGACAAACTTAATAAGTATATTGACAAGACTATGCCTTGAAAATTAACTAATAATTTACCAGAATTAAGTTTAGTTTTAAGTCGTTTATTAAATGGAATTTATGCTGTTGCATTTGCCTTACAAGTTTCTCTGCCAAGAAAAATTGCTGAAGTTGCAACAGCACTTGGTGTGACTAATTTCGATAAAGATGCGTTACTAGATTTTCACAAGTTTGATAATGTAATTCCTGCAAAACAATTTATGCTATACGAAAGGTTGAAGTAA
- the hprK gene encoding HPr(Ser) kinase/phosphatase yields MDQKKINVKRLLDKFELTLSNRATDLNYKDILAPAVKQIGLELAGIEVTKSYHDNVICWGESENNYFIGLGEKQAKEIIARILKKQPPLLILSRGVKEQVFNWIITLADSYKVPVYWSKNSTNTIIVTIGTYLNDFFSPEVQVHGCLITLGGTGVLITGKSGVGKSEATLELIQKGHVFISDDAVLIRHIGSNFYGIAPELTRNFLEVRGLGLIDIKYTYGIKSIAEGAVIDLVVELVQANEENVIFDRLGTDNLRYEILDGSLPLIRIPVKNGFSSGTLIEAAVSTFLARKDGVSVLEQIISRKELVNG; encoded by the coding sequence ATGGATCAAAAGAAAATTAATGTTAAACGGCTACTAGACAAGTTTGAACTCACCCTCAGTAATCGAGCTACTGACTTAAATTATAAAGATATTTTAGCTCCAGCGGTTAAACAAATTGGACTAGAACTCGCCGGCATTGAAGTTACAAAATCTTACCACGACAATGTTATTTGTTGAGGTGAAAGCGAAAATAACTATTTTATAGGCTTAGGTGAAAAACAAGCAAAAGAAATTATTGCTCGGATTCTCAAAAAACAACCACCGCTCTTAATTTTGTCGCGTGGAGTTAAAGAACAAGTTTTTAACTGAATTATTACGTTAGCTGACTCCTACAAAGTACCTGTATATTGAAGCAAAAATAGCACCAACACAATTATAGTGACTATTGGTACGTACCTCAACGATTTTTTCTCACCTGAAGTGCAAGTTCATGGTTGCTTAATCACCCTTGGTGGCACTGGTGTGCTGATCACCGGTAAAAGTGGTGTTGGTAAGAGTGAAGCAACCTTAGAATTAATTCAAAAAGGACACGTTTTTATTAGTGATGACGCTGTCTTAATTCGTCACATTGGCTCAAATTTTTATGGTATTGCCCCTGAACTCACACGGAATTTTCTTGAAGTGAGAGGACTTGGACTTATTGACATCAAGTATACTTATGGTATTAAATCGATTGCTGAAGGTGCTGTGATTGATTTAGTTGTGGAATTAGTACAAGCCAATGAAGAAAATGTAATTTTTGATCGTTTAGGTACTGATAATTTACGTTATGAAATTTTGGATGGTTCTTTACCACTAATTCGCATTCCAGTCAAAAACGGTTTTTCTTCAGGAACCTTAATTGAAGCAGCCGTAAGTACTTTTCTTGCTCGGAAAGATGGTGTGTCAGTACTGGAACAAATTATTTCTCGAAAGGAGCTCGTCAATGGCTAA
- a CDS encoding putative quinol monooxygenase, whose product MIYLVIKNLKIKEDVKANFDTNFEVFLKNLKKQPLNLSADAIWKDPTNAVLVERWSTKKAYDDYLASEEFKTNWSKLTSDCINKPLVLKQTTTN is encoded by the coding sequence ATGATTTATCTTGTTATTAAAAATTTGAAAATCAAAGAAGACGTTAAAGCAAATTTTGATACAAATTTTGAAGTTTTTCTTAAAAACCTCAAAAAACAACCACTCAATCTTTCAGCAGATGCGATTTGAAAAGACCCAACAAATGCTGTTTTAGTCGAAAGATGAAGCACTAAAAAAGCTTATGATGACTATCTAGCTAGTGAAGAATTCAAAACCAACTGAAGCAAACTCACAAGTGATTGTATAAATAAACCTTTAGTACTTAAGCAAACTACTACTAATTAA